A section of the Oryza sativa Japonica Group chromosome 1, ASM3414082v1 genome encodes:
- the LOC4324274 gene encoding putative protease Do-like 14 → MTLRTGEATPPPQAHAEEEPGRGKRRRVVARETRLQQEEEEEEGASSEPETRPRPPPATPATAEEPAATAAGAEARAQLAINIRRMLAVEAERRGRIAERIGVQAEGPILTLEDTFCDIDDGSAKSQVARKVALGVSQSIVSLSSFAGRKRIRVCSGFVIRWNDSTSIGTILTSAALVRPPCGDDVRVEVFLPSGDISICQISMVDFHHNIALVEVTSNFKLQEAVILKYIIDKGDVLALGRSYEGGLLMCSRGEISNRASIFECSELLVSSCEITMAGTGGPLVNYNGHVVGINFFEENQTPFLSMAIVFKCLEHHQIFGRIIRPWIGFWFTSIQMVPLSHLEHIYRKFSDVDNGLYISNVAEGSPADIAGICQGDILMKCGGKFLSTAPEFGAMLMDKCKETMEEYDQETNGDFSAKRITVEIVIKRENDGSTIEKTISAGLIEEFNYNRWPTPIPSYKVRRDTIGRC, encoded by the exons ATGACGCTGCGCACGGGAGAAGCAACGCCGCCTCCCCAGGCGCATGCCGAGGAGGAGCCGGGGCGGGGGAAGCGCCGGCGCGTCGTCGCCCGTGAGACGAGgctgcagcaggaggaggaggaggaggagggcgcctcATCCGAGCCGGAGACCAGACCGCGCCCTCCCCCCGCCACCCCCGCCACTGCAGaggagcccgccgccaccgccgctggggCGGAGGCCAGGGCTCAGCTGGCCATAAACATTCGCCGTATGCTTGCTGTCGAGGCAGAGAGAAGGGGCCGAATCGCTGAACGAA TTGGAGTTCAGGCTGAGGGTCCAATTCTCACTCTGGAGGATACATTTTGTGATATTGATGATGGTAGTGCTAAAAGCCAAGTTGCTCGAAAGGTTGCTTTGGGTGTTTCACAGTCAATTGTCAGTTTATCTTCCTTTGCAG GTCGAAAAAGGATACGGGTTTGCTCAGGATTTGTGATACGGTGGAACGATAGTACCAGCATTGGTACAATATTAACCTCAGCAGCACTTGTTAGACCTCCATGCGGAGATGATGTCAGG GTGGAGGTCTTTCTACCTAGTGGGGATATATCTATTTGCCAGATTTCCATGGTAGATTTCCATCATAACATAGCCTTAGTTGAAGTCACATCCAATTTCAAGCTTCAAGAGGCTGTTATCCTTAAATATATTATCGACAAGGGAGATGTTTTAGCCCTTGGCCGTTCTTATGAAGGTGGTCTTCTGATGTGCTCAAGGGGAGAAATAAGCAACAGAGCCAGCATATTTGAGTGTTCAGAACTGTTAGTATCAAGTTGCGAGATAACAATG GCTGGCACCGGGGGACCCCTTGTAAATTATAATGGCCATGTTGTAGGTATTAACTTCTTTGAAGAGAACCAAACGCCATTTCTTTCGATGGCAATTGTTTTCAAATGCTTGGAACATCACCAGATATTTGG AAGAATAATTCGACCTTGGATTGGATTCTGGTTCACCTCTATTCAAATGGTTCCGCTTAGTCATCTAGAGCACATATACAGAAAATTCTCGGATGTTGATAATGGCCtatatatttcaaat GTGGCTGAGGGATCACCCGCTGATATTGCTGGAATATGTCAGGGTGATATTCTCATGAAATGTGGTGGGAAATTCCTCTCTACTGCCCCTGAG TTCGGTGCAATGTTGATGGATAAATGCAAGGAAACTATGGAAGAGTATGACCAAGAAACCAATGGTGATTTTTCAGCGAAAAGGATAACAGTTGAG ATTGTTATAAAGCGAGAAAATGATGGAAGCACTATAGAGAAAACTATATCTGCTGGTTTGATAGAAGAGTTTAACTATAACAG GTGGCCTACACCGATCCCTAGCTATAAGGTCAGACGAGATACTATTGGAAGGTGTTAA
- the LOC136357235 gene encoding uncharacterized protein, with protein MAPFVKHLVSEPACWDAPASSSSLSSASSRSRRARLRLHRRRLLPRQGPRPPPPCRSSPRPPPHRCGQPSLPPPPTSSRSARFHLLPPCRSSLRTSPSAPRLPIPLSRRPPGLAGVHGGEAPRLLIPSTTAVRVLRPPARTTRNGRVAAAAGGAARDGGGGGSLASCSGKDQRVRGGVLAGVHGGEVKKGRGREMTEVDRKLDGSGMVPISPNSSGT; from the coding sequence ATGGCACCATTCGTCAAGCACCTTGTCTCGGAGCCGGCCTGCTGGGATGCgcctgcgtcgtcgtcgtcgttgtcgagCGCCTCGTCTCGGAGCCGGCGAGCCAGACTGCGcctgcatcgtcgtcgtctgctCCCCCGGCAAGGTCCCCGGCCACCGCCCCCGTGCCGGTCGTCACCCCGCCCACCGCCGCATCGCTGTGGCCAACCctcgctgccaccgccaccgaccTCCTCCCGGAGCGCTCGCTTTCATCTCCTTCCCCCGTGCCGCTCGTCCCTCCGCACTTCACCATCGGCTCCCCGGCTGCCGATTCCCCTCAGCCGTCGCCCTCCTGGGCTCGCCGGCGTCCATGGCGGAGAAGCTCCCCGGCTGCTAATTccctcgacgacggcggtgagGGTGCTGCGTCCGCCGGCAAGGACGACGAGGAACGGACGGGTCGCGGCGGCTGCTGGTGGAGCAGCGAGAgatggagggggggggggatcaCTGGCTAGCTGCAGTGGCAAGGACCAGCGAGTTCGAGGTGGAGTGCTCGCCGGTGTCCATGGTGGAGAAGTGAAgaaaggaagagggagagagatgacgGAGGTTGACAGAAAACTGGATGgaagtggcatggttccaatttccCCAAATTCTAGTGGCACGTAG